In the genome of Osmerus mordax isolate fOsmMor3 chromosome 10, fOsmMor3.pri, whole genome shotgun sequence, the window CACTAGTTATTTACCAGTCTCACTAACCCTTTTATAACACACTAGTTATTTACCAGTCTAGCTGGGGCTTAGGCCTTCTGACCCCAGCTTCATCTCTGACCTCAGCCTCACCCCTGACTCCAGCCTCTCCTGACCCCAGCCTCATCTCTGACCCTGACCCCGACCTCACCCCTGACTCCAGCCTCTCCTGACCCCAGCCTCATCTCTGACCCTggcctcacccctgaccccagcctctcctgaccccagcctctcctgaccccagcctctcctgaccccagcctctcctgaccccagcctcatccctgaCCCCGACCTCACCCCTAACTCCAGCCTCTCCtgaccccagcctcatccctgaCCCCGACCTCACCCCTGACTCCAGCCTCTCCGGACCCCAACCTcgcctcacccctgaccctaacctctcctgaccccagcctcactTGACTTCAGCCTCTGATACTGAATCATATATTCACTGtcattctctccctgtctctctttcaccccccccccctttccttctgtcttctctctctctttttggtctctgtctctctgtcctctacttttctttctgtctcctctctccctctctctctttctctggctctgTCTGTCTTACAGAATATCTCAGAGGCAGAAAGGAGAGACCCCAACGAGCTGGTTGGTGAGTGTACAGcacaccgtgcacacacacacacacacaaaactctctctctctcttctctctctctctctctctctctctctctctctctctctctctctctctctctctctctctctctctctctctctctcgctctcgctctctctctcgctctctccctgggtGTTGTCCAGAGGACCCAGGCCAGCAGGCTGGAGTCAGGCCAGCCTGCACTACAGTAGGCTGTCAGAGTTCAGCAGCTTGATTGACAGGCAGTCTCAGGTGTCACAGGAAACAGTCATTGTCCAGACCAGTGAGTCAGAATGTGGTCCTGGACACCgtttaggggtgtgtgtgtgtttggatctgTTGATGGCTAGAgcattgtgtgtgagagaggggaagggagcgtGCATGAGAGTATGTGTATGTAaggaaagtatgtgtgtgtgtgtgatggccgtTCAGGATATGAGTGTAGCCCAATCAGGAGCACAGGACAGGGAGTGGTCAGACGCTCCTCCCTTTACAGTCATAAACATAAGAGAGAGTGgctcacactcttacacacaggtgtgtgtgactgagagtgcctgtctgtctgtctctgtctgtgtgtgtgtgtgtgtgtccagtcctcAAGTACAACCCCGCAACCAGGTGCTGAAGATGACACCCCTTATGTCATCCAGCAGCCTTCCCCTGGTCATGTCCTCAGCCCGGAATCTTCCCTGAGCACGACTCATCTCTCACATACAGACGGACCCCAAGACAACACCCTTACAgtacattcatttagcagatgctgttTTCCAGTGTGGGGCCTTGTCAGTTAATGCATGGCAGGGGCGGTCTGGACTAAGATAGTGTGACAGCAACAGAAGCGGTACTGACTGAAGTCCAGTTAAGAGAGACTTTATTGTCCCCAAAGGAAATGTGTCTGAGGGTGAAGCCAGCCAGTACTTGGCTGCCAGACTGTCCTCTATTGTTGTGCCAgaacagtccctctctctcttctgcttctcTTAACTGGTCTCTGACTCACAACCTGACTAGGCTTTTTCCTGTCTCGCTCGctgtcttgctctctgtctcgctctctgtctgtctctctctctctgtctcgctgtctgtctcgctctctctcgctgtctgtgtgtctctgtgtctctctcgctgtgtgtctctgtctccctctctctcgatgtctgtctgtgtgtctctctctcgctgtctgtctgtgtgtctctgtctctttctctctctgtctgtctctgtgtgtctgtctgtgtctctctctgtctctgtgtctctctctgtctctgtgtgtgtgtgtgtgtgtgtctctctctctctctctgtgtctctctctctgtgtctctctttctctctctgtgtctctctctctgtgtctgtctctctctgtctgtctgaagccAGAACTGTGgaataaaggtgtgtgtgagaggtagtGGAACTGAGCCAAGCTGCTGGTGACTCATCTAACTTGCCTGGTCTGGTTATTCAGCGCTGGGGGCTGTGGTATTTGGTGTGCCGTGTTCAGTACATCTTtcagtgttgatgtgtgtagaCTACattcagctctgtgtgtgtgtggtacctgctgTCTCATAGCTCTCTCCTCAGCAGGGAGGGGATGGCTTAGGAAATCAccttgacaggtgtgtgtgtgtaagggtgagGTCACTCCAGGGCCCCACCTTACCTGTCTGTActggaatgagtgtgtgtgtgggaggtggggagacttgtgtgggagtgggagagactgtagtgtgtgttgggtaGAGACTGGAGTGTGTAAGCACAGCTAATCTTCACATGCTGTACTAATGGTCTGGGTTCAAACTGTATTTGATGAGGAGATGTTTCGACATGTTAGGGTGCTTGGGCTTGTAAAGAGTCTCTCAACTGCCTGTCTGCAACTCCATAGAAGCCGTACGTGTGTTCACACACGCATTTGGAGAGAGCGTCAGCGTTGAGCGAGTCTGAAACGTCTGGCTGATTGATAAGAGTGACAGAGGAATGTCTGGCCTTGGGTCAGAaaaacaggagggagggagagagagagagagaggtagctaGGAAGGGacggatggagaaggaggagaaatgagggaagggttgagggacagagagagagactcccgTCTTTCACTCAAGCCCCAACAACAGACCCTCCCTGCCTGGGTGTGGTCCTGAAGGCGTCATACCACACTCAGCTCCcaacatgctctctctcacacacacacacacacacacacacgctcaagcacacatactcacacgcatgcactttcactcacacacacaaacaacaatcccAAGAAAAAGATAGAGGAATGCCCCGTGATGTTTACCCAGCGCTCTCCAAACATGTTTCTCAGCTCCCAGACAGGAGTCCATCTTCTCCGCTCCTGAAAGGTGGACCGTATGTACACTGGGGGTGCTCAATTCCCACAGTACCTTAGCGGTTCGACCGTTTCACTGCAGATCCAGAAGTTGCGGGGTTcgaatctccccccccccctaccgcaACCGTGCACCGCTTTTGAGAAAGGCGtctctgctaaatgaaatgaaGATCCCTGTCCTTATCTTCAGATGAAGAGATTGCCTTGACGAGATGGTTTCCCCTGGCATATCCTATGTCATGTTCTTGGCATGTAAGGTTGTTTTGTGGTATGTTTACGTGCCAGGCTCATCCTGAttggctgcctgtgtgtgtctcctgcagcCCTGTTCTCGGAGAAGGTGAGGAACATGTGTCCTGATGAGATCAGGATTCCCCCGGAGCCCCCTGGACGCTGCTCCACCcatctgcaggtacacacacatatacatatatacatatatatatatacacatacatacacacacacacacaagctgctcCAGATGTCTACTAAGACATCCAGGGCAGGTAAAAAGAGGACAGGAAAGTGCGTGTGCttgaaagcgtgtgtgtgtgtgtgcgtgcgtgcgtgcgtgcgagagtGTGCTGTCTAAGCTGTGGTTTCCTGAAAGTGAATTACCTCAGCTAGCAGCCTCTGGACAAGCCTCTCCGCCCAGCCCCAggcggggggaagagaggaggcctGCAGACACAGGTCTGCCCTGTCACTCAGGACCTTCCAGAACCTTCCAGGCTGCTGGTGAACAGAACCTCTTTCAGCTGTCAGTCCAGGCTCTcctgggggtgggtgggagggtgtaTGCATGTTCAGGTGAGGGGTATGTGTGTTCAGGTGAGGCgtatgtgtgttctgtgagGTGTGTTCTGTTTcacagactaacacacacatctcaccacCGGCCCTAACCCTGCCCTCCTGCCAAGTGAATCACTGCATACTCACTTGCTGGATGGAGATTACACACACCAGGTGGCCCAGAAaactccacgcacacacatgtttcacacacctcctccccaacATATCTGATCTGAGTTCAGTGTTAGATTTCATACTGGATACAGTAGGGTCCAGTAAGTCTGACACTTGTCGAGAGACACTGCTGTTTCGCacttgttttaaaatgttcaacttgttttttttttgtttttttatgataATACTTTTTCCAGTCTTTCAAATCccctgttaacccttgtgctgccttcgggtcacataacccaaaggttcataacgaaccatcgttgtgtttacccaattttacccaatacaaaaacaaataaaataattgtcttttaacctttgcaatgtggggggtctgagacagcccaacggttaaaagaaaatgcttcactttgtttttgtatgcggtaaagttgtcgcaatacgacggtgggtcacaatgactgatgggtcagaatgacccgaagataacacaagggttaaatgttcaatgtggTCATAGACCTTTGGACTCtactgtacatgtacagtatatctaCGTCCTGTTGATTCTGAAGAGAATCAGAGTCCCTGTCCAGCTGTATGATACACAAAGCTTCATTCCATGGTTATCCTAGCTACATTTCTCCAGCGTCCTTCTGTAATAAGACTTCCAGGTTAATTTGCCATTATATGGTATGTATTATGATACATATTATGATATATTCAACTGAATATGGTTTCAACTGTCCAGTTCCCTCCATGGTCAATCATCatagctgttgttgtttttccacAACATTCCAGTCCCCcaacttaccccccccccctccctttttagGAGCTAGTTAATCATGTTGCGTCCGCTGGCTCCGGCCAGCTCCCTGCGGCTCTGTAGAGCCTAGTTGTCAAATATTACCCTGAGGTATCAGAAACTGCAGAAACACAATGGCTCCATTCAGTCAGTCACAGACACGGTGCTTGTGTGAAGACGCCAGGCCCTGCCCAGTGGAACTGCTGTGCTATGTCATTAGCATGTGAGGAGATAGCTTGTTAGCATGTTACGGCTGAGGAACTTGCTTGTTAGCAAGCATGGTAAACGCCGAGGAGCCAACTTGTCAGCGCGTTGTACCTGGGTGATGATTTGGCGTATGTATTGATCGGGTACATTTATGAACTGAGTCGAGTTTGTTTTGTTCCAAACAGGAGAAGATCCAAAAGCTGTATGAGAGGAAGCTACATGGGGACTTTGACACCAACAACCACATCCAAAAGAAGAAGGAGTTCAGGAACCCAAGGTGCACAAACGCGCCCAAGGCCCGAGCACACGCAGACACGAGGCCCAAGCACCCTACCATGTCTAAACATCCCCTGGTGTGCGTttctacgtgtgtgcgtgtctgttgcAGTATTTACGAGAAGCTAATCCAGTTCTGCAGCATCGACGAACTGGGAACCAACTACCCTAAAGACATGTTTGACCCTCACGGCTGGTCTGAGGACTCCTACTACGAAGCCCTAGGTAAGGCCGGCTGCGcgtgcgcgtgtttgtgtgggggggcgatggtcttgtgtgtgtgtgtgtgtgtgtgtggtcaggtcaTGTGTCCTTATCTCTTCTGTCTGCAGCCAAAGCCCAGAAGGTCGAGATGGACAAACTGGAGAAGGCTAAGAAGGAGAGGACCAAGGTGAGGACGACCGGAGAAGTCAGTgttggttttgtttttttatatctaGAGTAATCCCATCTCCTTCCCTGTGTTCTCCAGTCTAGTAAACAGACCTTTCTAAGATTCCTTATACGTATCTGTGACACATATTTGACGCACTTCACCACCACACCTTTAATTGTTGTgtgcttttctgtgtgtgtgtgtgtgtgtgtgcgtgcgtgcgaggggCAAGTTTCCACCAGCATCTGGTTTCTTGTAGTTCATGCCCAGCACActgacacgtgcacacacacacatactctgacacgcacacactgacacacacacacacacacacacacgatcaaagCCAGAACAATCTTCAATCTCTCCAGTTGAGGGCAAGCCCAgtctgctcagtgtgtgtgtgtgctctgctaCACAGGAAGTAAAAGGCCTTGGCAGGAACTGTGTGTGCCTCCACACAGATTCCTGTGACATGCCTCGTCAGAACAGCGCCTCCTCCCAACTCACACAAAACCATGACAACAACCGCCACGTTTGTCGCTGTGGTCGGTAACCATGCAACTGTTGCTAGGTTACAGAAGCTGTACTCAACTGTTTTCCTACTGTCTTGGTGATCTAATCCGATGAAATTGACTTTTGAGATGTTATTTGCTGTCATCATGGTTAGGATTCAGGGTGCCATGGCGATGCTGTCTGAGTAAAGGAttaacctgtctgtgtgtctctgcctgtctgtctagatCGAGTTTGTGACAGGCACTAAGAAGGGCACCAATCCTACCTGCGCAGCTGcctccaccaccaacaccaccaccacatctacaggtaccagacacacacacacacacacacataaccacacatcTAGAAAGACCTAGGCTCAGGGTTAGATTTTATTAATGACATTTGTGTACAGTAAcctatttctctctttatcgCTCTCCTATTTCCTCCATCTCattttccactctctctttctccccagcAGAAGCTCAGAAGAGGAAGA includes:
- the sap30bp gene encoding SAP30-binding protein isoform X5, with translation MASGKRSALLSSLAEYGESEPDSDPEPDQIEARGVGLVSASYGEDDVSRVEDPEDKGSLDEDSGESSRNSEEEESDEGGDPDDIKNISEAERRDPNELVALFSEKVRNMCPDEIRIPPEPPGRCSTHLQEKIQKLYERKLHGDFDTNNHIQKKKEFRNPSIYEKLIQFCSIDELGTNYPKDMFDPHGWSEDSYYEALAKAQKVEMDKLEKAKKERTKEVKGLGRNCVCLHTDSCDMPRQNSASSQLTQNHDNNRHVCRCGR
- the sap30bp gene encoding SAP30-binding protein isoform X2, whose product is MASGKRSALLSSLAEYGESEPDSDPEPDQIEARGVGLVSASYGEDDVSRVEDPEDKGSLDEDSGESSRNSEEEESDEGGDPDDIKNISEAERRDPNELVALFSEKVRNMCPDEIRIPPEPPGRCSTHLQEKIQKLYERKLHGDFDTNNHIQKKKEFRNPSIYEKLIQFCSIDELGTNYPKDMFDPHGWSEDSYYEALAKAQKVEMDKLEKAKKERTKVRTTGEIEFVTGTKKGTNPTCAAASTTNTTTTSTEAQKRKSKWDSAVPVTLAQAPLLTTTATLPGVVSVTTTASGTKTTVISAVGTILKKAKQ
- the sap30bp gene encoding SAP30-binding protein isoform X3 gives rise to the protein MASGKRSALLSSLAEYGESEPDSDPEPDQIEARGVGLVSASYGEDDVSRVEDPEDKGSLDEDSGESSRNSEEEESDEGGDPDDIKNISEAERRDPNELVALFSEKVRNMCPDEIRIPPEPPGRCSTHLQEKIQKLYERKLHGDFDTNNHIQKKKEFRNPSIYEKLIQFCSIDELGTNYPKDMFDPHGWSEDSYYEALAKAQKVEMDKLEKAKKERTKIEFVTGTKKGTNPTCAAASTTNTTTTSTAEAQKRKSKWDSAVPVTLAQAPLLTTTATLPGVVSVTTTASGTKTTVISAVGTILKKAKQ
- the sap30bp gene encoding SAP30-binding protein isoform X4, which codes for MASGKRSALLSSLAEYGESEPDSDPEPDQIEARGVGLVSASYGEDDVSRVEDPEDKGSLDEDSGESSRNSEEEESDEGGDPDDIKNISEAERRDPNELVALFSEKVRNMCPDEIRIPPEPPGRCSTHLQEKIQKLYERKLHGDFDTNNHIQKKKEFRNPSIYEKLIQFCSIDELGTNYPKDMFDPHGWSEDSYYEALAKAQKVEMDKLEKAKKERTKIEFVTGTKKGTNPTCAAASTTNTTTTSTEAQKRKSKWDSAVPVTLAQAPLLTTTATLPGVVSVTTTASGTKTTVISAVGTILKKAKQ
- the sap30bp gene encoding SAP30-binding protein isoform X1; the encoded protein is MRQSFSVAMASGKRSALLSSLAEYGESEPDSDPEPDQIEARGVGLVSASYGEDDVSRVEDPEDKGSLDEDSGESSRNSEEEESDEGGDPDDIKNISEAERRDPNELVALFSEKVRNMCPDEIRIPPEPPGRCSTHLQEKIQKLYERKLHGDFDTNNHIQKKKEFRNPSIYEKLIQFCSIDELGTNYPKDMFDPHGWSEDSYYEALAKAQKVEMDKLEKAKKERTKVRTTGEIEFVTGTKKGTNPTCAAASTTNTTTTSTAEAQKRKSKWDSAVPVTLAQAPLLTTTATLPGVVSVTTTASGTKTTVISAVGTILKKAKQ